The following are encoded in a window of Numida meleagris isolate 19003 breed g44 Domestic line chromosome 13, NumMel1.0, whole genome shotgun sequence genomic DNA:
- the VWA3A gene encoding von Willebrand factor A domain-containing protein 3A isoform X5 — MNSYATRSNCTASHSVQKFHLCGRVQKTLVFMCKLGEARQWVQQLAPAGGCNLLKALKHVLTMKELNSLVIIIRSCPDQSLEILADYVQQCMLGRKLLVHAVTYDCGSPAAIATVKTLAEVISGRYHCYSSKGENSDSSDVNLLLQESQKAKDLLKSIKQTFQRRVDGSLISGIADVGVSTEVANTAIPCFLPKPPMHEGPLIIQTPCFLARASADWLKTNGLQAKKLNLYQVLAPNAFSPVEEFVPILQKTVTSTLHEKAMMQFEWHDGTVKNVHVDLPMLYKYQKLLAKMVRIYGKRINWLSVASRRIWGSVCERRVVILVDMSVANSMCIIRIQHSLRLLLEEQMANKDCFNIIAFGSVVVPWQLELVPSQPENLQKAWRWVLSLQCSGSRNFMSALRRAVEVDFKEKDKHKSQGLYLLTTGIPDQETHIISAYVAEACRGFDLRLHVCLFSVMEDADSSGVIPARYANPTETAIAFKEIVQAANGRFHWFGEAVCLSGIFESDDITVIVSEMERAKNYSQKCAFLVESLKQRSGNQPANPFIPEAGSNVDITKQKRSQKLPSPKPTALSLARMHIKDSHSAEKNTSIRVVVWRPTSAKAEIPPVQTIKQSPQAENRRKCKSRKQPECSVSVFYTEEGRNVGTVYRNYPKTVCIRRHVPSVRLPKKEEICSSKEWLTKYSIKKLKLELPRLMFGPGCTHQKKIVESLHKEVSAKYCTIFPSVEVNGVVRHLQVQPKELEIYIEQIEKVLLRYLQRIQWLLSGSRRLFGTILEANVCVLIDTSGSMDPYLPHITKELTSLIWEQLRKNEVRFNLLRFAENTESWREHLVEATDKTCHDAVQWVSKFHAHGSTRILTALQKALGFQDVEALYILTDGKPDTSCNLILKEIGRLRKQQDIKVHTISFSCVDREANEFLKKLSSQTGGRYHCSFGDVDGQLAAHRMLTEGFDDEDDPVFPYFEGDDLKKLTEEVAKARGFLKQAKSLRLLLQKWNINQKDNSTFKNGAQD, encoded by the exons ACTAGGTGAAGCAAGGCAGTGGGTACAGCAGCTGGCTCCTGCAGGAGGCTGCAATTTGCTGAAAGCCTTAAAACATGTCCTTACAATGAAGGAGCTGAATTCTCTGGTAATTATAATACGAAGCTG CCCTGATCAGTCTTTGGAAATACTGGCAGACTATGTTCAGCAGTGCATGCTAGGGAGGAAACTTCTGGTTCATGCTGTTACATATGATTGTGGCAGTCCTGCTGCTATT GCAACTGTAAAAACCCTTGCAGAAGTTATCAGTGGCCGTTATCATTGCTACTCTTCAAAGGGAGAG AATTCTGATAGTAGTGATGTTAATCTGCTACTTCAGGAATCCCAGAAGGCTAAGGATTTACTCAAGAGTATCAAGCAGACTTTTCAAAGGCGTGTTGATGGCTCACTAATTAGTGGAATAGCAGATGTAGGT GTTTCCACAGAAGTTGCAAATACAGCAATTCCTTGCTTCCTACCAAAGCCTCCAATGCACGAAGGACCATTAATTATTCAAACACCATGCTTCCTGGCCAGAGCTTCAGCAGACTGGTTAAAGACAAATGGATTGCAAG CTAAGAAGTTAAACCTTTATCAAGTTTTGGCTCCCAATGCTTTTTCTCCTGTGGAAGAATTTGTACCTATTCTTCAAAAAACAGTGACATCAACTCTACATGAG AAAGCTATGATGCAGTTTGAATGGCATGATGGAACTGTGAAAAATGTCCATGTTGACCTGCCAATGTTATACAAGTATCAG AAACTCCTTGCTAAAATGGTAAGAATCTATGGGAAACGAATTAACTGGCTGTCTGTTGCTAGCAGAAGAATTTGGGGAAGCGTTTGTGAGAGGAG GGTGGTTATACTTGTTGATATGTCAGTGGCAAACTCTATGTGCATCATCCGTATCCAACATTCTTTGAGACTTTTACTTGAGGAACAAATGGCAAATAAGGATTGCTTCAATATTATAGC ATTTGGGAGTGTCGTTGTGCCTTGGCAGCTGGAACTGGTTCCTTCCCAGCCAGAAAACTTACAAAAAGCTTGGAG GTGGGTATTGAGCTTGCAGTGCAGTGGGAGTAGGAATTTCATGAGTGCTCTCAGAAGAGCTGTGGAAGTAGACTTCAAAGAAAAGGATAAGCACAAATCACAAGGGCTTTACCTGCTGACTACTGGAATACCTGATCAGGAAACA CACATAATCAGTGCCTATGTGGCTGAGGCTTGCAGAGGCTTTGATTTGCGGCTTCATGTCTGTCTGTTCAGCGTAATGGAGGATGCTGACTCCAGTGGGGTTATTCCAGCCCGCTATGCTAACCCAACTGAAACTGccattgcttttaaagaaatagtACAGGCTGCCAATGGGAGATTTCATTGGTTTGGAGAAGCAG TATGTTTATCAGGTATTTTTGAAAGCGATGATATCACTGTTATTGtatctgaaatggaaagagCAAAGAACTACTCCCAAAAG TGTGCATTCTTAGTGGAATCCTTAAAGCAACGTTCGGGAAATCAGCCTGCTAATCCATTTATACCAGAAGCAGGCTCAAATGTGGAtatcacaaaacagaagaggtCACAGAAGTTGCCATCTCCAAAACCTACAGCTCTGAGTCTGGCTAGAATG CATATTAAAGACAGTCACAGCGCAGAGAAAAACACCTCCATAAGGGTAGTGGTGTGGCGTCCTACTAgtgcaaaagcagaaattccACCAG taCAAACAATAAAGCAAAGTCCTCAGGCTGAGAATAGGAGAAAATGTAAATCAAGGAAACAGCCAGAGTGTTCTGTGTCAGTATTTTACactgaggaaggaagaaatgtgg GTACAGTATACCGAAATTATCCAAAGACGGTTTGCATAAGAAGGCATGTCCCCTCTGTCAGATTGccaaaaaaagaggaaatctgTTCAAGCAAAGAG TGGCTGACCAAGTACAGTATTAAAAAGCTTAAACTGGAATTGCCCAGACTGATGTTTGGTCCAGGCTGCACTCACCAAAAGAAAATTGTGGAGTCTCTGCACAAGGAAGTATCGGCAAAATACTGCACTATCTTCCCTAGTGTGGAAGTCAAT GGGGTTGTGAGACATCTGCAGGTTCAACCTAAAGAACTGGAAATCTACATTGAACAAATAGAGAAGGTGTTGCTACGCTATCTACAGAGAATACAGTGGCTTCTGTCAG GAAGTCGAAGACTGTTTGGTACCATTTTAGAAGCAAATGTCTGTGTTTTGATTGATACATCTGGTTCCATGGACCCATATTTGCCACATATCACAAAGGAACTTACCTCCCTTATTTGggaacagctgagaaaaaatgaagtcag GTTTAACCTGCTGAGatttgcagaaaatacagagagtTGGAGGGAGCATCTTGTAGAGGCAACTGATAAAACATGTCACGATGCTGTGCAGTGGGTGTCCAAATTCCACGCTCATGGTAGTACACGTATCCTTACGGCTTTACAG aaAGCTCTCGGTTTCCAAGATGTAGAGGCATTGTACATATTGACTGATGGAAAACCAGATACCAGTTGTaatctgattttgaaagaaattggAAGATTGAGAAAGCAACAAGATATTAAAGTCCACACCATTTCTTTTAGCTGTGTAGACAG AGAAGCAAATGAATTTCTGAAGAAGCTTTCCTCCCAAACAGGAGGGCGCTACCACTGCAGCTTTGGAGATGTGGACGGACAATTAGCAGCGCACCGAATGCTGACGGAAGGATTCGATGATGAAGAT gacCCAGTTTTCCCATACTTTGAAGGAGATGATTTAAAGAAACTTACTGAAGAAGTAGCAAAAGCTAGAGGGTTTTTAAAGCAGGCAAAATCTTTGAG gCTATTACTACAAAAATGGAATATAAACCAAAAGGACAATTCTACCTTTAAAAACGGTGCTCAG GATTAA